DNA from Mesorhizobium loti R88b:
GTCTGCGCAGTGTGCAACTCAAGCGCTATCCATATCTGATCTTCTATCTTGAGCAGCCCGACCATATCGATGTGTGGCGGGTGCTGCATGCCAAGCGGGACATTCCCGCTTGGCTACAGAATCCAAGCTACTGACGGTGGATCTTGGAGAGAAGTGGCGCCGCCTTTCAGGCAGCGCAGACTTCGCGGATCGAGCTTTCCAGGATGTCGAGCGCTTCGTTCATGATCTCGTCCTGGATGGTGATCGGCGCCAGGAAACGGATGACGTTGCCGTAGACGCCGCAGGTCAGCAGGATCAGGCCCTTGTCGAGCGCCTTCAGCCGGATCGCATTGGCGATTTCGGCCGATGGCAGGCCTTTCTTCACATCGTTGAACTCGACAGCGTTCATGAAGCCGAGGCCCCTGATGTCGACGATCTCGGGCACGTCGTCGCGGATCGATTGCAGGCGCTGCTTCAGCCGCGCGCCCAGCGTGTTGGCGCGGTCGCACAGCTTTTCGTCCTCGATCACATCGAGCACCGCATGTGCCGCGGCGACGCCGATCGGGCTGCCGCCATAGGTGCCGCCGAGCCCGCCGGGGCCGGGCGCATCCATGATCTCGGCGCGGCCGGTGACCGCCGCCAGCGGGAAGCCGCCGGCCAGGCTCTTGGCCATGGTGGTGATGTCGGCCGCGACTTCATGGTGATCCATGGCAAACATCTTGCCGGTGCGGGCAAAGCCGGTCTGCACCTCGTCGGCGATCAGCAGCATACCGTGCTGGTCGCACAGCTTGCGCAGTGCAACCAGGAAATCGCGTGGCGCGTCGTAGAAGCCGCCCTCGCCCTGGACAGGCTCGATGATGATGGCGGCGACGCGGGCCGGATCGACGTCGGCCTTGAACAGGCGGTCGAGCGCGGCAAGCGAATCGGCTGTAGAAACACCGTGCAGCGGCACCGGGAACGGCGCGTGGTAGACGTCGCCCGGCATGGCGCCGAAGCCGACCTTGTAGGGCACGACCTTGCCGGTCAGCGCCATGCCCATGAAGGTGCGGCCGTGGAAGCCGCCGGCGAAGGCAATGACGGCCTGACGACCAGTGGCGTTGCGGGCGATCTTGATGGCGTTCTCGACCGCCTCGGCGCCGGTCGTAACGAAGATCGTCTTCTTCTCGAACTTGCCGGGCAGCATGGCGTTCAGCCGTTCGGCCAGCCTGACATAGCTCTCATAAGGCACGACCTGATGGCAGGTGTGGGTGAAGCGGTCGAGCTGCGCCTTGACCGCCTCGATCACCCTGGGATGGCGGTGGCCGGTGTTGACGACGGCGATGCCCGAGGAGAAGTCGATGTAGCGGCGGCCTTCGACATCCCAGATTTCCGAGTTTTCAGCCCGGTCAGCATAGATCTGCGTGGTCATGCCGACGCCGCGCGAGATCGACTGGTTCTTGCGTTCGGAAATGGCTGAATTCTTCATGATATCCCTCATCGGGCCGGCGCCCGTTCTTGTTTGCTCGGTGTCTTCTGGCCTTATTTCACATTTTCCTCAAGTCGGCACCACCGGCAGGCGATTGGGCCTGATCCTGGTTCCCCCTTAACCAGTCGTCCGATACGCGTACGAGACCGGTTCCCTTTTTCCCGGGATCGATTATCCTCCAGATATCAGCGAGGCCTCGCGATCAGCGAGCCGCCCGCGGCTGGGGGAGCCCATGAGCAGGAACGTGACATCGTCCGTCTCGCCGCCATCGGTCAAAACCTCCAGCCTTTTGTCTTTTCCAGCCGCTTCGGCGCTTTTCGT
Protein-coding regions in this window:
- a CDS encoding 4-aminobutyrate--2-oxoglutarate transaminase, with the translated sequence MKNSAISERKNQSISRGVGMTTQIYADRAENSEIWDVEGRRYIDFSSGIAVVNTGHRHPRVIEAVKAQLDRFTHTCHQVVPYESYVRLAERLNAMLPGKFEKKTIFVTTGAEAVENAIKIARNATGRQAVIAFAGGFHGRTFMGMALTGKVVPYKVGFGAMPGDVYHAPFPVPLHGVSTADSLAALDRLFKADVDPARVAAIIIEPVQGEGGFYDAPRDFLVALRKLCDQHGMLLIADEVQTGFARTGKMFAMDHHEVAADITTMAKSLAGGFPLAAVTGRAEIMDAPGPGGLGGTYGGSPIGVAAAHAVLDVIEDEKLCDRANTLGARLKQRLQSIRDDVPEIVDIRGLGFMNAVEFNDVKKGLPSAEIANAIRLKALDKGLILLTCGVYGNVIRFLAPITIQDEIMNEALDILESSIREVCAA